CGCCGATACTTGGGCGTTGATTCTCGGCGAGCCGGGCAGCGGCCGCATCATGGCAGCGCGCTATCTGCATCTACACAGCGCGCGCCAAAACCAACCGCTGATTGAAGTCAGCCTCGGCGCCGTCGCCGCTGCCAACGTCGCCATCAAATTGTTCGGCGCCGAACAGAACGACAACATCAGCGCTGGCAGCTTCGAGCAGGCGGCTGACGGCACGCTGGTGCTGAACGACATCGGCGAGCTGACGTCGGCGACACAATTGCAGCTGTTGCATGCGTTGCAAGAGAAGCGCTTCATGCGCGTCGGCGGTCGCGAGCCGTTGCCGATGCAAGCACGCATCATTGCCATCAGCGATCCGTCACTGCCTGATGCGGTTGCCGACGGTCGTTTCCGCGAAGATTTGTACTATCGACTCAATGTCGTGCCGTTACGCATTCCACCGTTGCGCGATCATCGCGAGGACGTGCCTGACTTGGTGAACGTCTACCTCGATTGGTTAGTCGATAGCCAACGTTTGGCCTACCGCCGTTTCACCACCGGCGCATTGAACGCGCTGCGCAATTATCCGTGGCCCGGCAACATTCGCGAGCTGATGAACGTCGTGCAGCGTTTGCTGATCTTGAACCGTGGCGACGAAGTCGTCGAAACCGAAGTCGAGCAAGCGTTGGGCGGACCGCCGCGCGCGGACAACGATGCGCTGCCGTATGCGTTGTTCAATTTGCCGCTACGCACGGCGCGCGATCAATTTGAGAAGGCCTATCTCGAACATCATTTGACGCGCACACATGGTAACGTCGCCGAGGTTGCGCGGCTGTCGGAGATGGAGCGTACGCATCTGTATCGCAAGCTGAAGAATCTCGGCATCAATCCGAAATCGATCAAAGAGTGATCGATAGATCGCTCAATAAAATTTCGGCTCGCCCTCTGGTCGCGTTTTAAAGCGTTTGTGCAACCAAAAATACTGCGACGGCGCTTGTCGCACCGTGTGTTCGACCGCGGCATTCATGCGCATCGTATCTTGTTGCGGATCGCCGCTCGGAAAATCGGTGAGCGGCGCTTCGAAGACAACTTCGTAACCCTTGCCCCACGGCAGTTGCCGAGTCCAACACGGAATCACCACTGCATCGGCTAATGCCGCCAGCCGGCCGAGCACGGCGAAGGTGGCGGTGGGAATACCAAAAAATGGCGCGAACACGGAGTTGCGCCGGCCGGCGTCTTGATCAGGCAAATAATAAAGTGGCTTTCCGGCTTTCACTTGGCGAATGAGCGTGGTCAACGGCTTGTTGTGCTCGATCAGCACCGCGCCGTGACGTTGACGGGCGCGATACATGAGCGCGCTGATGAGTCTGCTTTTCGGATGACGGAACACGGTCACGATCGGCCGCTCCTGGCTAACACGCATGCCGCCGAGCTCGAGCCCAAGAAAATGGGGTGCCAGTAAAATCACGTTGCGGCCGGCGGCAAGCGCGGTGTCGTAATGTTCGCGACCGCGGACGCCGACCAGCCGACGCAGTCGCGCCGGCGAACCCCACCAAGCAATGCCCGCGTCAAAAAGCGCCTGACCGAAACCTCGGTAGTGCGCGCGGACGAGCGCCTCGTGCTGCTTAGCGGATAACTCTGGAAAACAACGCGAGATGTTGCGCCGCGCGACTCGGCGGCGGATACCCAAGCCATAGGCGAGCCAACCGATAGTGGAACCAAGCCCGGCGAGCAACGGCAGCGGCAAACGACTCAACAGAAACAAGCAGCCGATGCCGATCCAGCTTAGCCAATAGCGAGGATGGACGAAGTTATCACCCACTTCAGTGTTAGCCATAGGGCGAGGGCGCCCCTTTTGGGCGGGTTTTGAAAAGTTTGAATGTCCACAAGTACTGCTCGGGCATCGCCCGAATGCCTACTTCGAGCGCCTGGTTCATGTGCGTCGCATCTTCGAGCGCGTTACCGGTCGGGAAGTCGGCGAGCGGCGGATAAAGCACCACCTCATAGCCACGCCCCCACGGCAACAACCGTGCGAAGCAAGGAATCACGACGGCATCGGTCATGCCCGTCAGCCGGCCTAATGTCGGTAAGGTGGCGGTCGATACCCCGAAAAACGGTGCGAACACCGAGTGCTTGGGACCGAAATCTTCATCCGGCAGATAGTAAAAAACGCGCCCCTGCTGCAAACCGTGCACGACTGGCCGTAAGCCCTGCTGACGCCCCAACAACTCAGCGCCAAACCGCATGCGGCCGCGATTGATGAACCAATTGACGACGGCATTGCGTTGCGGCTTGTACATCGAGAACGTCGCATGCTCGGCCGACAACACTGCGCCGCCTAAATTCATACCGACGCAGTGCGGAACTAACAGAATAACGTGGCGTCCTTGGCGAAGCTGATCCCGGTAATGCTGAATCCCACGAAAGCGCACCATGCGTTTCAGTCGCTTACGCGAATTCCAGGCTAAATGACCGAGATCGGTAAAGCTCTGGCCGTAAACGCGGTAGTGCCGGCGCAACAGGCGTCGGCGCTGACGCTCGGATTTTTCGGGAAAGCACAAACGCAAATTGACGCGGGCGATACGCCGGCGCTTGGCGTTCGCCAGGTACATCAGCCAACCGAACAGCGCGCCAAGTGCGCGCGAGACTATCAGCGGCAATAACGCGATCCCCCCGAGAAATAACACGACCAGCCACATGCCCCAGTGACGCGGCGCGAAGTGGGCGCGACGTAAACGGAGGCGATGAAACGCGATCGCACGGCCAGCGGCGGTTTTGCGGATAACAGAATTCACGTTAACTAGCGTCGCCCCTGGCGGTGCATCGGTGTCTAATCCGTGGAAAAAACAGGGCTAAACCGGCCAAAACATATAGTCATGCCGTAAGTATGCCCGAAGCCCGTCGTAGTCAGGAGACGGCTGCGTTGCAAAATACTTCTTGCTAGACTGCCCGCCTTCTCGGCGAACAACTATTTGGCGGAGTCCCATTAATGGCTGATACCTACCTCTTTACTTCGGAATCTGTTTCCGAAGGGCACCCGGATAAGGTGTGCGATCAAATTTCCGATGCGGTGCTCGACACTATCATCGCTAAAGAACCACACGCACGCGTTGCCTGCGAAACACTCGTTAAGAACAACCTCGTCGTCCTCGGCGGTGAAATCACGACGAATGTCGTCGTTGATTTCGATCGCGTCGTGCGCGATGTCATTAAGCGCATCGGTTACACCAGCGAGATGGGTTTCGACCCGGAAACGGCAACCGTGCTCGCCGTCATTGGCAAGCAATCGTCCGACATCGCTCAAGGCGTGGACGAAGGCACGGGCCTCGATCTCGAGCAAGGCGCCGGCGACCAAGGCTTGATGTTCGGTTATGCCACGAATGAAACCGACGTGCTGATGCCGATGCCGATCACGCTGTCACACCGCCTGGTCAAGCGCCAGTCGGAGCTGCGCCACAACGGCAAGCTCAAGTGGCTGCGTCCCGATGCGAAGTCGCAAGTGACGGTGAAGTACGTCGATGGTAAGCCAGCTGGCATCGATGCCGTCGTACTGTCGACGCAACACGCGCCAGATATTAAGTACGAAACGCTCAAAGAAGCGATCATCGAAGAAGTGGTGAAACCGGTGTTGCCGAAAGAATGGCTCAACAAGGACACCAAGTACTTCATTAACCCGACCGGCAACTTCGTTATCGGTGGCCCCGTCGGCGACGCCGGCGTTACTGGCCGTAAGATTATCGTCGACACCTACGGCGGCTATGCCCGTCATGGCGGCGGCGCGTTCTCCGGTAAGGATCCGTCGAAGGTCGACCGTTCGGCCGCTTATGCCGGTCGCTATGTCGCGAAAAATATCGTCGCTGCCGGCCTGGCCGAGCGTTGCGAAATCCAAATCGCTTATGCCATCGGTATTGCCAAGCCGGTATCGATCCATGTCGACACTTTCGGCACCGGCGCCATCCCCGACAGCCGCATCGTCGAGCTGGTGCGCGCGCACTTCGACTTACGGCCGAAGGGCATCGTACAAATGCTCGATCTGCTACGACCGATCTATCAGGCAACCGCTGCTTACGGCCACTTCGGCCGGACCGAAGCGGCATTCACGTGGGAGCGCACCGACAAAGCTGCCGCGCTGCGCGACGCTGCCGGTTTAAAGGCACGGGCCGCCATTAGCGCATAACAATCAGCAGGACACCGCCGCACAGTGCGGCGGCCGCGGCCCACCGAGGAGCGTTGCAGCAGGATCCTCTCCTGTCAGGCTCGGTGGGCAGTCGGTTCAATCGCAACGGCGCTCGCTCATTCATTTATATGAGGAGCTAGCAGTGAACGCTATCGTTAATCAGAAGTTCGAAGACTACAAAGTTGCTGACCTGTCGTTGGCCGATTGGGGCCGCAAAGAAATCCGTATCGCCGAAAGCGAGATGCCGGCGTTGATGGCGATCCGCGAGGAATACGCCAAGAAGCAACCGCTCAAGGGCGCGCGCGTCACCGGTTCGTTGCACATGACGATCCAGACCGCGGTGCTGATTGAAACGCTGAAAGCGCTCGGTGCGGAAGTGCGCTGGGCCTCGTGCAATATTTTCTCCACCCAAGATCATGCCGCCGCGGCCATCGCTGCCAGCGGCACGCCGGTGTTTGCTTACAAGGGCGAAACGCTCGACGAGTATTGGGATTACACCCACCGCATCTTCGAGTTCGGCGACAGCCAAGGCCCGAACATGATCCTCGACGACGGCGGCGATGCCACGTTGTTGCTGCATCTGGGCATCAAGGCCGAGAAAGATCAATCGGTATTGGCCAAGCCGGGCAGCGAAGAAGAGAAGTGCTTGTTCGCCTCGATTAAGCGGACGCTGGCGTCGAAACCGAATTGGTATTCGACGATGGCGAAAGAAGTGAAGGGTGTCACCGAAGAGACGACGACCGGCGTGCATCGGTTGTACCAGATGCACAAAGAAGGTCGTTTGTTATTCCCGGCAATCAACGTCAACGACTCGGTGACGAAGTCGAAGTTCGACAACATCTACGGTTGTCGTGAATCACTGGTCGACGGTATCAAACGCGCCACCGACGTGATGGTCGCTGGTAAGGTCGCTGTCGTTGCCGGCTTCGGCGAAGTCGGCAAGGGCTCGGCGCAAGCGCTGCGCGGTTTGCAAGCACAGGTGTGGGTCACCGAAATCGATCCTATCTGCGCACTGCAGGCGGCAATGGAAGGCTATCGCGTCGTGACGATGGAATATGCGGCCGACAAGGCCGACATTTTCGTGAGCGCCACCGGCAACTTCAATGTCATCACTCATGAACACATGAAGCGCATGAAGAACAATGCGATCGTGTGCAACATCGGTCACTTCGACAACGAGATCGAAATTGCGGCGCTGAAGCAGTACAAATGGGAAAACATCAAGCCGCAGGTCGATCACATCATCTTCCCGGATAACAAGCGCATCATCTTGTTGGCCGAGGGCCGCTTGGTGAATTTGGGTTGCGGCACTGGACACCCGAGCTACGTCATGAGCTCGTCGTTTGCCAACCAAACGCTGGCGCAGATCGAGCTCTACAGCAACACCGCCAAGTATCCGCTCGGCGTGTACATCCTGCCAAAGGCGCTCGACGAGAAAGTTGCACGGCTACAGCTGAAGACGCTGAACGCCCAGTTGACGCAATTGACCGAAGAGCAGGCCAATTACATCGGTGTGGCGAAGGACGGTCCGTACAAGACCGACCATTACCGGTATTAATCGGCGCGCCGAACGGACTTTCTCTTTCGGGCGATAGGATCGCCTCCCTCTCCCTTTGGGGAGAGGGAACGAGGAAGAGGAGGGTTGGTGTAAATCTTCGACTCGATCATCATGGATTCCCAGAAAAAGCGTCCCCGTACTTTCAGCTTTGAATTCTTCCCCGCCCGCGACGATGCCACCCGCGCCAAGCTGCGCGAAGCCACCGCGCAACTCGCGCAACTCAAGCCCAAATATTTTTCTGTTACCTACGGTGCCGGCGGCTCCACGCGCGAGTGGACTCTCGATACGGTGCGTGACATCAAAAATCACGGGCTGGCGGTCGCGCCGCATTTCACCTGCGTTAGTGCGTCGCGCGCGAGCCTGGCGGAACAACTGCACGCCTATAAGGCGCTCGGGTTGCGTCACATCGTCGCTCTTGGCGGCGATATGCCGGCGGGACAAATATGGCCGGGAGAGTTTCGTTATGCCTATCAACTGGTGGAGTTGATTCGACAAGAGACCGGCGATCACTTTCACATCGAGGTTGCCGCTTACCCAGAAGTTCATCCACGTGCCACCCGTTCGGAAGACGACTTAAAAAATTTCAAACGCAAAGTCGATTGCGGCGCCAACTCCGCGCTGACGCAATACTTTTACAACATCGATGCTTACTTCCGCTTCATCGATGACTGCGAGACGATTGGTATCGATTTGCCGATCGTGCCCGGCATTATGCCGATCATGAATTACAAACAGCTCGCGCGTTTTTCTGATGCTTGCGGTGCCGAGATACCGCGCTGGATTCGCAAGCGGTTGGAAAGCTACGGTGACGATCTCGATTCGATCCGTGCGTTCGGACTCGATGTCACTACCGAGTTGTGCGATAAGCTGCTCATGGCCGGTGCACCGGGACTACACTTCTACACCATGAACCGCGCCGGTCCGACCTGCACAATTTGGGAACGCTTGGGGTTATCGTGAGTCTCTTTCCGGAAATTGAACCTTATAAAACACATCGTTTAGCTGTTGATCCGCCGCACGAGCTTTATATCGAAGAGTGCGGTAACCCAAAGGGTCTACCGATTTTGTTTGTCCACGGTGGCCCCGGCGCCGGTTGTGAAGCCTCGCATCGACAGTACTTCAATCCATCGCGTTATCGCATTGTGCTATTCGATCAGCGCGGTGCTGGGCGCTCGACGCCGCATGCTTGTTTAGAACGCAACACCACCAGCGACTTGGTTAATGATATAGAGCACATTCGCCAGCATCTTGGCATCGAGCGCTGGGTTGTCTTCGGCGGCTCGTGGGGTTCCACGCTGAGTTTGGTTTATGCCGAAACCTATCCAGAGCGAGTACTCGCTCTCATTCTTCGCGGCATTTTTCTGTGTCAACCGTGGGAAATTCGCTGGTTTTATCAAGAAGGCGCCAATCGACTTTTCCCGGATTATTGGGAAGATTTTATTGCGCCGATTCCACAAAACGAGCGCCATGATTTCTTACAAGCGCACTACCAACGCCTGATCAGCAACGACGAAGCCGCGCGACTGGCCAGCGCTCGTGCCTGGTCGGTTTGGGAAGGGCGGACCGCGACACTAACGCCGAATCAAAAGGTGGTCGATTTTTTCAGCAGCACGCACACAGCGCTGTCTCTCGCACGCATCGAAGCGCACTATTTCGTGAACCATATTTTTCTACCGCCGGATTACATCCTGCGAGAGGCGCATCGGCTGCGAAATATTCCGGGCGTCATCGTCCATGGGCGCTATGACGTCGTTTGCCCATACAGCAATGCCTTTGAGCTGAAACGGGTATGGCCCCAGGCGCGTTTACAACTAATTCCGGATGCCGGTCATTCTGCATCTGAGCCGGGCATTCGCGCGGCGCTAGTGCAGGCCACCGAAGAAATGGCAGTACAGTTCGGTTAATGGCGCTCTATGCCATTGGTGATGTGCAAGGGTGTTACGACCCTCTGCAACGATTGCTCGAAAAGATTTCGTTCGATCCACAACGCGATCAAGTCTGGTTCACGGGAGATCTAGTCAACCGCGGGCCGCAGTCGGCCGACGTACTGCGCTTTGTTGCCGGCCTGGGCGATAGTGCCATTACGGTGCTCGGCAATCACGATCTACATCTGCTTGCTGTCGCTGCCGGGGTTGAGTCCCACCGAAAGCGCGACACCCTGGATGGTGTTTTGTCCGCACCCGATCGGACGGAACTCCTTTCTTGGTTGAAGACCCGGCCGCTGTTACACCATGACCCGAAGATTGGTGTAACACTGGTTCATGCCGGACTGCTTCCCGATTGGGATTTAGCGCTTGCGCAAGAATGTGCCCAGGAAGCGGAAACCGTTATAGGGGGGGCCAAAGCTACTGATTTTTTTCGCATAATGTACGGCAATCTACCGGATCGTTGGTCACCCGAATTAAGCGGCTGGGAACGACTGCGTCTGATCGTGAATGCGTTTACACGTTTACGATTCTGTACCGCCGATGGACGCATGGATTATGCGCATAAAGGAGCCATTGGTTCGCAGCCCGCTGAATTAATGCCATGGTTTCAGGTACCCGGCCGCCGTTCGTGCGATCAACGCATCGTTTTCGGCCATTGGTCCACGTTGGGTCAATGGTCGAACGATGGGGTTATGGGTATCGATACCGGCTGTCTATGGGGCGGGGCGCTGACAGCGGTTCATCTAACAAAAAATCCTCTGGAGTTCACCCGTGTCGATTGTTGCAGACAAGCAACTCATTAACGTGCAAAAGCAGTCCTGGCAGTGCACAATTCAAGATAAACGTACGTTCCCTCTCTATGACTGACTCCCTGAAACATGCCATCGAAGTGACGGTTAAGACGTCTTATGTCCCGTCCCAGTCTGCACCCGACAGTAACCGTTACGTTTTTGCTTATACCGTGACTATTACTAATTCAGGCGCTGTGCCAGCTCGGCTGCTGACACGACACTGGGTTATTACTGATGCAAATGATAAGACCCAAGAAGTTCGAGGGGAGGGTGTCGTTGGCGAGCAGCCCTATCTCGTGCCAGGAATGAGCTTCGAGTACACCAGCGGGACCATCCTTGAAACACCGGTCGGTGTTATGCACGGCAGTTATCAGATGGAAGCGGACGACGGTACTCGTTTTGATGCCGAGATACCGGCATTCACGCTCAGCGTACCGCGGACGCTGCACTAAGCCGACGTTTTACACGTCGAGATTACTAACTAGCAGCGCGTTCTTCTCAATGAATTCGCGCCGCGGTTCCACCTGATCACCCATTAACATACTGAAGATTTCGCCGGCAGCAACATCGTCGTCGGCGTTCACCTTTAGCAAACGGCGGACCTGTGGATCCATGGTTGTTTCCCACAGCTGATCGGGGTTCATTTCGCCGAGACCCTTATAACGCTGTATGGTTTGACCCCGCCGTGCCTCAGCCATTAACCATTCGAGCGCCGAATCGAACCCGGTAACGATTTCACTGCGCTCGCCCCGCTGTACGCTGACTTCGCTGCTGAAATATTGACCTAAAGTCTCGCCTAGCGAGCGAATTGCGGCGTAGTCCGACGTACTGAAAAATTCCATATCAATTTTCGATTGGGTAATGCTGCCGTGCTCGTATCGATTGACCTGGACTTCGTGAAGCTGCGTACGGCTATTTAGAGTAAGGCTGGTCTCAAATCGTAAAGCGCCACTAGGATCGTTGTTAACACGATCTTGCAACTCCACCACGAACCGACGCATTTGCTCAGCATCTTTAGCCATGGCTGCATCGACCGTTGGCAGATAACCCAGCTTTTGCAGAATCTTAGCGTCGTAACGACGTGACAGGCGACGGATACTTTCTTGCATCGCAAGATAACGGCGCGAGAGCTCGGCAAGCTCGCTGCCAACTAGGGTTCGGTCACCTTTTAACACCAAGGCTGCGTCGTCAAGGGCAGCTGTCAGTAGATGTTCCTGGAGTTCCGCATCATCTTTGAGATAGCGTTCCTGTTTACCTTGCTTGATTTTGTAGAGTGGCGGCTGCGCGATGTAGATGTGGCCACGGGTTATCAGGTCGCCCATCTGCCGGAAAAAGAACGTCAACAACAAAGTACGGATATGCGATCCGTCGACATCAGCGTCCGTCATGATGATGATACGGTGATAACGCAACTTGCTGATATTGAAATCATTAGCACCAATGCCAGTACCGAGCGCCGTAATCAGGGTCGCCACTTCTTGGGATGACAACATCCGATCAAAGCGCGCCCGCTCGACATTGAGGATTTTACCTTTGAGCGGAAGCACCGCCTGAAAGCGCCGGTCGCGCGCTTGTTTGGCAGACCCACCGGCGGAATCGCCCTCGACGATGTAGAGCTCGCATAACGCCGGATCACGTTCCTGACAGTCGGCCAATTTACCGGGTAACCCAGCCAGATCGAGGGCGCCCTTACGCCGCGTCATTTCGCGAGCTTTACGAGCCGCCTCGCGGGCGCGCGCCGCTTCGATAATCTTCAGCGCAATAGCGCGGGCTTCCGTTGGATTCTCGAGTAAAAACTCTTCTAATTTCTCGTTAACGACCGATTCAACGATGCCCTTCACTTCGGACGATACGAGCTTGTCTTTGGTCTGCGACGAGAACTTAGGATCTGGAACCTTAACCGACAACACCGCCGTAAGGCCTTCGCGAGCATCATCTCCGGTAGTGGCGATCTTCTCTTTCTTCGAGACACCGGAGTTCTCGATATATTGATTGAGCGTGCGCGTCATCGCCGCGCGCAAACCCGCGAGGTGTGTTCCACCATCGCGCTGGGGGATGTTATTCGTGTAGCAAAAAATCGTTTCCTGGTATGAGTCGTTCCATTGCATGCTGAGCTCAACCGTCGTCCGTCCGCGTTCGGCGGAGATATGGATCGGCTTCGGATGCAATGTGGTTTTGCTGCGGTTTAGGTGCTCGACAAAGGCGGCAATGCCACCTTTGTATTCGAAAATATCTTCTTTTGCCGTGCGTTCGTCTCGCAGGGTTATGCGGACACCTGGATTGAGAAACGAAAGCTCTCTTAATCGCTTTGCAAGAATATCGTACTGAAACACGATATTCGTGAAGATCTGTGAGCTCGGCTTAAACCGAACGTCGGTCCCTGTTTCGAGGGTTTCGCCGACAACAGCGAGAGGAGCCTTAGGCTCACCAAGCAAATAGGTCTGATGGTGAATCTTCCCTTCCCTGCGTATTGTCAGCTCCAAGACGTCGGAAAGCGCATTGACGACCGAGATGCCGACGCCATGTAGGCCGCCAGAAACCTTATATGAGTTTTGGTCGAATTTTCCGCCGGCATGTAGCACCGTCATGATCACTTCAGCGGCCGATCGCCCCTCTTCCGGGATAATTCCGGTAGGAATGCCACGACCGTTGTCTGAGACGGTGATCGCACCATCCGAATGGATGGTGATTTTGGTATCCGTGCAATAACCCGCTAATGCTTCGTCGATCGAGTTATCGACCGCCTCAAAAACCATGTGGTGTAACCCACTGCCGTCATCGGTATCACCAATGTACATTCCTGGCCGCTTACGAACAGCGTCTAGCCCTTTGAGGACTTGAATGCTGCTGGAATCGTAAGTAGGAGCGTTTTGAGGGGTAGCTGGATCCATGCGGTTCGTATTGTACCAGTTAGGGTTAATAGAAACTGCTGGGATTAATGCTTTTAAACCATGCGGGCGCCGTTAGCGCTGTTCCACGTGGAACTAGTAAATCCGGTTCCACGTGGAACAGCTATTACAAGCGCATCGGCATAACGATGTATCGGGTATTTTCGTTGTCTATCGCTCGAAGCGTACAGCTGCTGTTGGGGTCGTTTAGCCCCAAGATGATCTCTGGAGAGCTGATCGCGCTAGCAGCCTCGATGAGATAATTAACATTGAAACCAATCTCCAACGATTCTCCGCTGTAAGTGGTTTCGAGTTCCTCAAGGGCCTCCTCCTGCTCCGGGTTATGAGCACTGATGCTCAAGCGCCCAGTTTCTAAACTTAATCGAACCCCTCGATACTTTTCGTTTGCCAAGATCGAAACGCGGCTGAGGGCTTCCCGAAATGCATGGCGATCCAATTTAATAGACTTATTTTGGTTTGCGGGAATGACTTTGGTGTAATCCGGGAACCGCCCGTCAATCAGCTTCGACGTAAAAATGAGATCGGAGAATGTTAGCCGTATATGGTTAGCGCCAATGTCGACGCGAACGTTCTCGTCAGAATTAGTAAGTAACCGAGCAATTTCCTGTATACCTTTCCGCGGAACGATAATATCGACACCGCTAGAAAGGTCTGAAGGCGACTCAATATC
Above is a genomic segment from Gammaproteobacteria bacterium containing:
- a CDS encoding sigma-54-dependent Fis family transcriptional regulator: MNSGYILIVDDEPEICRLVREILEDEHYRVATAANADLARELYRKQRPDMVLLDIWMPGTDGITLLKEWCAGGRPEVPVVMMSGHGTVETAVEATRLGAYDFIEKPVSMGKLLVTVEHVLAAERLRRENLQLKRAAEPDTFLVGKSVVMQQLRKDLQAVAAADTWALILGEPGSGRIMAARYLHLHSARQNQPLIEVSLGAVAAANVAIKLFGAEQNDNISAGSFEQAADGTLVLNDIGELTSATQLQLLHALQEKRFMRVGGREPLPMQARIIAISDPSLPDAVADGRFREDLYYRLNVVPLRIPPLRDHREDVPDLVNVYLDWLVDSQRLAYRRFTTGALNALRNYPWPGNIRELMNVVQRLLILNRGDEVVETEVEQALGGPPRADNDALPYALFNLPLRTARDQFEKAYLEHHLTRTHGNVAEVARLSEMERTHLYRKLKNLGINPKSIKE
- a CDS encoding lysophospholipid acyltransferase family protein, translating into MANTEVGDNFVHPRYWLSWIGIGCLFLLSRLPLPLLAGLGSTIGWLAYGLGIRRRVARRNISRCFPELSAKQHEALVRAHYRGFGQALFDAGIAWWGSPARLRRLVGVRGREHYDTALAAGRNVILLAPHFLGLELGGMRVSQERPIVTVFRHPKSRLISALMYRARQRHGAVLIEHNKPLTTLIRQVKAGKPLYYLPDQDAGRRNSVFAPFFGIPTATFAVLGRLAALADAVVIPCWTRQLPWGKGYEVVFEAPLTDFPSGDPQQDTMRMNAAVEHTVRQAPSQYFWLHKRFKTRPEGEPKFY
- a CDS encoding lipid A biosynthesis acyltransferase; translation: MNSVIRKTAAGRAIAFHRLRLRRAHFAPRHWGMWLVVLFLGGIALLPLIVSRALGALFGWLMYLANAKRRRIARVNLRLCFPEKSERQRRRLLRRHYRVYGQSFTDLGHLAWNSRKRLKRMVRFRGIQHYRDQLRQGRHVILLVPHCVGMNLGGAVLSAEHATFSMYKPQRNAVVNWFINRGRMRFGAELLGRQQGLRPVVHGLQQGRVFYYLPDEDFGPKHSVFAPFFGVSTATLPTLGRLTGMTDAVVIPCFARLLPWGRGYEVVLYPPLADFPTGNALEDATHMNQALEVGIRAMPEQYLWTFKLFKTRPKGAPSPYG
- a CDS encoding methionine adenosyltransferase, giving the protein MADTYLFTSESVSEGHPDKVCDQISDAVLDTIIAKEPHARVACETLVKNNLVVLGGEITTNVVVDFDRVVRDVIKRIGYTSEMGFDPETATVLAVIGKQSSDIAQGVDEGTGLDLEQGAGDQGLMFGYATNETDVLMPMPITLSHRLVKRQSELRHNGKLKWLRPDAKSQVTVKYVDGKPAGIDAVVLSTQHAPDIKYETLKEAIIEEVVKPVLPKEWLNKDTKYFINPTGNFVIGGPVGDAGVTGRKIIVDTYGGYARHGGGAFSGKDPSKVDRSAAYAGRYVAKNIVAAGLAERCEIQIAYAIGIAKPVSIHVDTFGTGAIPDSRIVELVRAHFDLRPKGIVQMLDLLRPIYQATAAYGHFGRTEAAFTWERTDKAAALRDAAGLKARAAISA
- a CDS encoding adenosylhomocysteinase codes for the protein MNAIVNQKFEDYKVADLSLADWGRKEIRIAESEMPALMAIREEYAKKQPLKGARVTGSLHMTIQTAVLIETLKALGAEVRWASCNIFSTQDHAAAAIAASGTPVFAYKGETLDEYWDYTHRIFEFGDSQGPNMILDDGGDATLLLHLGIKAEKDQSVLAKPGSEEEKCLFASIKRTLASKPNWYSTMAKEVKGVTEETTTGVHRLYQMHKEGRLLFPAINVNDSVTKSKFDNIYGCRESLVDGIKRATDVMVAGKVAVVAGFGEVGKGSAQALRGLQAQVWVTEIDPICALQAAMEGYRVVTMEYAADKADIFVSATGNFNVITHEHMKRMKNNAIVCNIGHFDNEIEIAALKQYKWENIKPQVDHIIFPDNKRIILLAEGRLVNLGCGTGHPSYVMSSSFANQTLAQIELYSNTAKYPLGVYILPKALDEKVARLQLKTLNAQLTQLTEEQANYIGVAKDGPYKTDHYRY
- the metF gene encoding methylenetetrahydrofolate reductase [NAD(P)H] — translated: MDSQKKRPRTFSFEFFPARDDATRAKLREATAQLAQLKPKYFSVTYGAGGSTREWTLDTVRDIKNHGLAVAPHFTCVSASRASLAEQLHAYKALGLRHIVALGGDMPAGQIWPGEFRYAYQLVELIRQETGDHFHIEVAAYPEVHPRATRSEDDLKNFKRKVDCGANSALTQYFYNIDAYFRFIDDCETIGIDLPIVPGIMPIMNYKQLARFSDACGAEIPRWIRKRLESYGDDLDSIRAFGLDVTTELCDKLLMAGAPGLHFYTMNRAGPTCTIWERLGLS
- the pip gene encoding prolyl aminopeptidase, whose protein sequence is MVSLFPEIEPYKTHRLAVDPPHELYIEECGNPKGLPILFVHGGPGAGCEASHRQYFNPSRYRIVLFDQRGAGRSTPHACLERNTTSDLVNDIEHIRQHLGIERWVVFGGSWGSTLSLVYAETYPERVLALILRGIFLCQPWEIRWFYQEGANRLFPDYWEDFIAPIPQNERHDFLQAHYQRLISNDEAARLASARAWSVWEGRTATLTPNQKVVDFFSSTHTALSLARIEAHYFVNHIFLPPDYILREAHRLRNIPGVIVHGRYDVVCPYSNAFELKRVWPQARLQLIPDAGHSASEPGIRAALVQATEEMAVQFG
- a CDS encoding symmetrical bis(5'-nucleosyl)-tetraphosphatase, whose product is MALYAIGDVQGCYDPLQRLLEKISFDPQRDQVWFTGDLVNRGPQSADVLRFVAGLGDSAITVLGNHDLHLLAVAAGVESHRKRDTLDGVLSAPDRTELLSWLKTRPLLHHDPKIGVTLVHAGLLPDWDLALAQECAQEAETVIGGAKATDFFRIMYGNLPDRWSPELSGWERLRLIVNAFTRLRFCTADGRMDYAHKGAIGSQPAELMPWFQVPGRRSCDQRIVFGHWSTLGQWSNDGVMGIDTGCLWGGALTAVHLTKNPLEFTRVDCCRQATH
- the apaG gene encoding Co2+/Mg2+ efflux protein ApaG, with the translated sequence MTDSLKHAIEVTVKTSYVPSQSAPDSNRYVFAYTVTITNSGAVPARLLTRHWVITDANDKTQEVRGEGVVGEQPYLVPGMSFEYTSGTILETPVGVMHGSYQMEADDGTRFDAEIPAFTLSVPRTLH